DNA sequence from the Thauera sedimentorum genome:
CCGGCGCGTCGGCGGTCGGCAGGTTGATCTCCAGGCCGGACACCTTGGAGAAGGTGGTGGTGAGCATCAGGAAGATGATGATCACCAGGACCACGTCGATCAGCGGGATCAGGCTGACCTCGGGCTCCTCGTGACGGGCGCTGCGGCGGAAGTCCATCGAATCGCTCTCAGCCGCGCCGCTCGCCGTGCACCACTTCCACCAGCTTGATCGCCTGCTGCTCCATGTCGATCACGAAGCTGTCGATCAGCGCGCGGAAGTGACGCCAGAAGATGGTGGCGGGAATGGCGATGATCAGGCCCAGGCCGGTGGTGTACAGGGCAATCGAGATGCCCTGCGCGAGCTGCTGCGGATTCGCGCCACCCACGCCCTGGGAGGCGAAGATGTCGATCATGCCGACGATGGTGCCGAACAGGCCGAGCAGCGGGCTGATTGCCGCGATGGTGCCCAGCGTGGTGAGGAAGCGCTCGAGCTCGTGCAGCACTGCGCGCCCGCAGTCCTCGATGGACTCCTTCATCACCTCGCGCGAGCTGTTCACGTTGCGCAGGCCGGCGGCCAGCACCCTGCCCAGCGGCGAATGGCTGGCCACCCGGGCGATCATGTCGCCGGAGGCGCCATGCTGCTGCAGGTCGGCCAGCACCTTGTCCAGCAGGTCGCCAGGCACCACACGGGAGCGCCGCAGGCTCACCGAGCGTTCGATGATCAGCGCCACGGCGATGACGGATGCCAGCAACAACGGCCAGATCGGCCAGCCCACGGCCTGGATGATCGCGAACACGCCCTGAGACTCCCGGTTTGGAAAGGCGAAACTCTAGCCTCCCGCCACCCCGCAGGGCAAGCCGAAGTCATGCTGCAAGCGCAAAATCCTGCTGTAACAAGGGCTTCTCCGAGTCGTCCACAGAATCTGTGGATAACTTTGTGGACTACTCGTCCAAAGCGACCGGAATCGGCGTCGTTAAAGGCGCCGGGCTCCTCTGATCAAAAATTAGGCAACATTTTTCTTCTTACTTTTCAATCACTTGAATAAATCACTTATGTACTGATGGTTTCGCCCAAAAACACTTGACAAGATTTTGCGCCTGTGGAAATCCGCTACAATCCGCGCCATGTCAGAGCCCGATTTCCCGCCTTCCAGCGGCCCCGGCGGCATTCTGCCGGTGTCCACCCTGAACCGTCTCGTGCGCGAGACGCTAGAACGCAGCTTCCCGCTGATGTGGGTCGGCGGCGAGATATCGAATCTCACCCGCGCATCCTCCGGTCACCTGTACTTCACCCTCAAGGATGCGCAGGCGCAGGTCCGCTGCACCATGTGGCGCAATCGCGCGCAGCTTCTGCCCTTCCGCCCGGAGAACGGCATGCGCGTGGAAGCGCGCGCGCTGGTCACCCTGTATGAGCTGCGCGGCGACTTCCAGCTTTCGGTCGAGAACCTTAGGCGTGCCGGGGTCGGCAACCTGTTCGAAGCCTTCACCCGGTTGAAGGAACGGCTCGCCGCCGAAGGCCTGTTCGACCCGGCCGCCAGGCGGCCCCTGCCGCGCTTTCCACGCGCGGTCGGCGTCGTCACCTCTCCCGCCGCCGCCGCGCTGCGCGACGTGCTCGCCACCCTGGCGCGCCGCGCGCCCAACCTGCCGGTGGTGATCTATCCCGCGCCGGTCCAGGGCGCGGACGCGGGCGCGGCGCTGACCGGCGCGCTGGCCAAGGCCGGCGGGCGCGCGGCGGCCGACGGGGTCGACCTGATCCTGCTGGTGCGCGGCGGCGGCAGCATGGAAGACCTGTGGGCCTTCAACGACGAGGCGCTGGCGCGGGCGATCCGCGCCTGCCCGGTACCGGTGGTCAGCGGCGTCGGCCACGAGACCGACTTCACAATCGCCGATTTCGCCGCCGATCTGCGGGCGGCCACGCCCACCGTGGCTGCCGAACTGGCCAGCGCCGGCTACCATGCCGCCGCGGCCGAGCTGTCCTCGCTTGCGCGCCACCTGCAGCGCAGCCTGCAGCGCAAGATCGAGACCTGCAGCCAGCGCCTGGACCGCGCGGCCTTTCGCCTGGTGCACCCGCGCGAGCGGCTGCTGCGCACCCACAGCGGGCTCGAGTCATTGCGCGAGCGGCTCACCCGCCATGCCCGCCTGGGCGTCGAACGCCGGCAGCAGCAGGTGTCGCGGCTCGCCTTGCGGCTGCAGGCCTGCCGACCGCAACTGTCGGCGCCGCAGCGCCAGGTGGATCAGCTTGCACGGGATCTCGCACGCGGGCTGGACGCCTTCGTCACCGCCCACCGCAGCCGGCTCGCGAACCTGGAAAGCCATCTGCAGCACCTCGCGCCGCAGGCGGTGCTGGCACGCGGCTACAGCATCGCCCGCAATGCGGAAGGCCACATCCTGCGCAGCGGCGGCGAGCTCAGGCCGGGAGAGCTCGTCTCGGTGGAACTGAGCGAAGGCGGCTTCGATGCGGAAGTGCTCGACAGCCATCCCTGAGCCCGCCGCCACGCGGTTTCCAGGCCCGCCGAATATGCTTAACATTGGCGGCTGCGATTTGCGCCCGGCGCATAAACCCGACTAGAATACTCGGTCTTAGAAGAGCAATATCAACCCAACACCCGCTTCCGATCCGATACAGGAGAGACTCATGGAACACGTACTGCCCCCCTTGCCCTACGCCAAGGATGCCCTGGCCCCGCACATCTCCGCTGAGACGCTGGAGTTCCACTACGGCAAGCACCACCAGGCCTACGTCACCAACCTCAACAACCTGATCAAGGGCACCGAGTACGAGAACCTCGACCTCGAAGCCATCGTCAAGAAGGCGCCGGCCGGCGGCATCTACAACAACTCCGCCCAGGTGTGGAACCACACCTTCTTCTGGAACAGCATGAAGCCCAACGGCGGCGGCGAACCCAGCGGCGCGCTGGGCGACGCGATCAAGGCCAAGTGGGGCTCCTTCGACGACTTCAAGAAGGCTTTCCAGGCCTCCGCGGTCGGCAACTTCGGTTCCGGCTGGACCTGGCTGGTGAAGAAGGCCGACGGCTCGGTCGACATCGTGAACATGGGCGCCGCCGGCACCCCGCTGACCACCGGTGACAAGGCCCTGCTCTGTATCGACGTGTGGGAACACGCCTACTACATCGACTACCGCAACCGCCGTCCCGACTTCGTCGCCACCTTCCTCGACAAGCTGGCCAACTGGGACTTCGCGGCGCAGAACTTCGCCTGAGCCAAGAGCAAGCCAGTAATGAAGAAAGGCACCTTCGGGTGCCTTTCTTTTTTCTCCGGTGCGTCCCGCGCAGGGTCGTCATCACATCGGCATCAAGTTGTTTCGCGGATCTCCGTTATCCATAGTTCACCGATCGGCATCGCACGCCGGCACCCATCGCGGCGGTGCGGGACGATGCCAGGCAAACCGGCGCGGGCGTAGCTTCAGCGGACGCCCGGACATAAGAACCGCGAGGTCCGGACGGGACGCACGCTCGCGCAGTAGTGGAGCCATGGGGGAAACGGGCATGACACTCTTCGACAACCTTGGCATGCGGGCCAAGCTCTTCTGCTTCTCCACGCTGAGTGGCGGCATCCTGCTGCTGGCCATCGCCTTCACCCTCTGGCAGGTGCGCGCCATCGACGCCGAGACCCGATTCATGGCCGAAGAATCGCTGCCCGGCGTGGAAGCGGCGGCGGCGATGAGTCAGCTGCGCCTGCGCTACCGCGTGCGCAGCCTGGAATACCTGCTGCCCGACCCGCCCGAGAACGCAGCGCGCATAGAAAAGTCGCTCGACAAGCTCAACGAGGAACTCGGCCAGGCCATTGCCCATTACCGCAGCCTCGCCAGGACGCAGCAGGAGATCGCCATGCTCGACGCGGTGGTCGCCCGCGCCAAGGGCTACCACGAGGCGGTAAGCCAGGCGCGCGAGCGGGTGCGGGCGGGCGATCCGGATGGCGCCCAGGCGCTGCGGCGCACGGTCTGGGTCGAACAGGCCAACGCCCTGCGCGATGCCATCGACGCGCTGGTGGATCTCAACGCCGAAGAGGCCCGCGCAGCGGCCGAACGTGCAGATCAGTACGCGGAAGTGACCATGCGCTGGGGCCTCGTCGCCGCGGCGCTGGCAGCCGTGCTCACCATCGTGCTGACACTGGCTTTCGCCGCCAGCGTCAGCCGGCGACTGGAGTCGGCGGTCGGCGGGCTGCGGGCAATTGCCGATGGCAACCTCCAGGTTTCCCTGCCGCCGGCGAGCAAGGATGAGATCGGCGCCCTCGTCCGCGCGATGGGCGAGATGCAACGGGCGCTGCGTGAGACCATCTCGCGTACCAGCGAGTGCGCGACCCAGGTCGCCGGGGCGGCCCGGGAGCTGAAGGACGGGGCCGTACAGGTCGGCACCAGCACGCAGGTGCAGAGCGGCGCCGCCTCGGCCATCGCGGCCAGCGTTGAGGAACTGACCGTCTCGATTGCCCACGTCTCCGACCGCACCGCCGACGCCAGCCGTCTTGCCGGAGAGTCCGGCCGGCAGGCGCGTAACGGGCGTCAGACGGTGGACAAGCTGGTCGGCGAGATGGGCCGCGCCGGCGAGGTGGTCGGCGCCGCGGCCCAGAAGGTCGCTGCCCTGGAAACGCAGTCACGCGACATTGCGCAGATCGTCGGGGTGATCCGCGACATCGCCGAGCAGACCAACCTGCTCGCCCTCAACGCCGCAATCGAAGCGGCCCGCGCCGGCGACACCGGACGCGGCTTCGCCGTGGTGGCCGACGAGGTGCGCAAGCTCTCCGAACGCACCGCGACCGCCACCGGCGAGATCGCCACGGTGGTGCAGCAGGTACAGAGCTCGACGCAGGAAGCGGTAGCCGGCATCGAACAGGGCGTGCAGGTCGTCGAGCACAGTAGCGGCGAAGCGCGCGAGGCTGGCGCCATCATCGGTCATCTGCAGGAAATATCGCAGCAGGTGGCGGAGATCGTCGAAGAACTGGACAACGCGGTGCGCGAACAGTCGTCCGCCTCCTCCGAGGTGGCGCGCCGTATCGAGGAGATCGCCCAGCAGGCCGAGGAAACCAACGCCGCATCCGAGCACACCGCCTCGGCCGCCGGCGAACTGGACGCGGTTGCCGGGCAGATGTTGCAGGCCGTGGGGCGCTTCCGCGTCTGAATCAGCGAAGCGGGAGGCGCGGCAAGGCCGCCCGTGCATTGGCGGTGGTGACGGCGATCAGTTCGTCGACCGCCATGCCGCGCAGCTCGGCGAGCAGCGTCGCGTAGCGCGCGACGTTGGCCGGCTCGTTGCGCTGCCCCGCCGCCCACGCGGGCGGCATGTCGGGCGCGTCGGTTTCCAGCACGATGGCCTCCAGCGGCAGCGTGGCGGCCAATTCGCGGATACGCCGCGAACCCTCGTAACTCATCGCCCCGCCGAAGCCGAGCTTGAAGCCCAGCGCGATGAACATCTCTGCCTGCTGGCGGCTGCCATTGAAGGCGTGGGCAATGCCGCCGGGCACCTCGATGCGGCGCAGCTGCTTGAGGATGGCGTCCTGCGCACGGCGGATGTGCAGGATGACCGGGAGCCCGAAGCGCCGGGCGAGCTTGAGCTGCTCGACGTAGAAATAACCCTGGCGCACCGGGTCGGCGTCGGCCACGAAATTGTCCAGGCCGATCTCGCCCACCGCCACGGCGCCGCCCGCGGCGAGGCGCCCGGTGAGCAGTTCGAGATCGGACTCGAGCGCACGGTCCACGTACAGCG
Encoded proteins:
- a CDS encoding MotA/TolQ/ExbB proton channel family protein; amino-acid sequence: MFAIIQAVGWPIWPLLLASVIAVALIIERSVSLRRSRVVPGDLLDKVLADLQQHGASGDMIARVASHSPLGRVLAAGLRNVNSSREVMKESIEDCGRAVLHELERFLTTLGTIAAISPLLGLFGTIVGMIDIFASQGVGGANPQQLAQGISIALYTTGLGLIIAIPATIFWRHFRALIDSFVIDMEQQAIKLVEVVHGERRG
- the xseA gene encoding exodeoxyribonuclease VII large subunit, which translates into the protein MSEPDFPPSSGPGGILPVSTLNRLVRETLERSFPLMWVGGEISNLTRASSGHLYFTLKDAQAQVRCTMWRNRAQLLPFRPENGMRVEARALVTLYELRGDFQLSVENLRRAGVGNLFEAFTRLKERLAAEGLFDPAARRPLPRFPRAVGVVTSPAAAALRDVLATLARRAPNLPVVIYPAPVQGADAGAALTGALAKAGGRAAADGVDLILLVRGGGSMEDLWAFNDEALARAIRACPVPVVSGVGHETDFTIADFAADLRAATPTVAAELASAGYHAAAAELSSLARHLQRSLQRKIETCSQRLDRAAFRLVHPRERLLRTHSGLESLRERLTRHARLGVERRQQQVSRLALRLQACRPQLSAPQRQVDQLARDLARGLDAFVTAHRSRLANLESHLQHLAPQAVLARGYSIARNAEGHILRSGGELRPGELVSVELSEGGFDAEVLDSHP
- a CDS encoding superoxide dismutase; the encoded protein is MEHVLPPLPYAKDALAPHISAETLEFHYGKHHQAYVTNLNNLIKGTEYENLDLEAIVKKAPAGGIYNNSAQVWNHTFFWNSMKPNGGGEPSGALGDAIKAKWGSFDDFKKAFQASAVGNFGSGWTWLVKKADGSVDIVNMGAAGTPLTTGDKALLCIDVWEHAYYIDYRNRRPDFVATFLDKLANWDFAAQNFA
- a CDS encoding methyl-accepting chemotaxis protein, with translation MTLFDNLGMRAKLFCFSTLSGGILLLAIAFTLWQVRAIDAETRFMAEESLPGVEAAAAMSQLRLRYRVRSLEYLLPDPPENAARIEKSLDKLNEELGQAIAHYRSLARTQQEIAMLDAVVARAKGYHEAVSQARERVRAGDPDGAQALRRTVWVEQANALRDAIDALVDLNAEEARAAAERADQYAEVTMRWGLVAAALAAVLTIVLTLAFAASVSRRLESAVGGLRAIADGNLQVSLPPASKDEIGALVRAMGEMQRALRETISRTSECATQVAGAARELKDGAVQVGTSTQVQSGAASAIAASVEELTVSIAHVSDRTADASRLAGESGRQARNGRQTVDKLVGEMGRAGEVVGAAAQKVAALETQSRDIAQIVGVIRDIAEQTNLLALNAAIEAARAGDTGRGFAVVADEVRKLSERTATATGEIATVVQQVQSSTQEAVAGIEQGVQVVEHSSGEAREAGAIIGHLQEISQQVAEIVEELDNAVREQSSASSEVARRIEEIAQQAEETNAASEHTASAAGELDAVAGQMLQAVGRFRV
- a CDS encoding TatD family hydrolase; the encoded protein is MLIDTHCHLDAAEFDPDRDAVLAAARAAGVGGLVVPAVDADSFARVEALAAAHPEVHCAFGIHPLYVDRALESDLELLTGRLAAGGAVAVGEIGLDNFVADADPVRQGYFYVEQLKLARRFGLPVILHIRRAQDAILKQLRRIEVPGGIAHAFNGSRQQAEMFIALGFKLGFGGAMSYEGSRRIRELAATLPLEAIVLETDAPDMPPAWAAGQRNEPANVARYATLLAELRGMAVDELIAVTTANARAALPRLPLR